CTACATCAATGGGATCCGGCGTTGATTCTTGCCATAGTCAGCACCTCGTATTTCGTATAACGCACCTTCCTTCCCTTCGATACACGCCACACGTTCAACCTTTCGACCACACTTGATCGCGTACATGATTCTCGCTCGACCGCTCAAACCTTTACATTTTACGGCACTTTGATTCGTCCGTAACACCGCTGTAACAAATGTGCTCTATGCTCAGGTCGAACTGAGTACACGAACCATTGCGATGGAATGCGATGAAATATTCTCTATACATCAACCAATTAGGAGGTTTGAATGATCACTGCCAGCATGAAAGTCATGGCTCTCATTTTTATGCTCTTGTATGGGAGCATTCTCACAACCCCAGCCTTTGCCGGAGATACCCTTGCTGATGTGCTCCGGGAAAAAGGCACGATTTCCAAAGAGGACTACATCCGCATTCAGGCCCATGAGGAGAAACAAGCTGCGGAGATGAGCAAAAAGAAAAAAGATGATGAAGTGAAAGTTGGATGGGGCAAAAAAGGTTTTTCTCTGACGACAGCGGACGGACTCTTCAGCACGTCCATTCAATGGAGATTCCAAGGCCGCTATTCGTACCCGGAGAGCGGAGACCCCCGAACGGTCAGTGCCTTCAATGACCAAGACGAACAAAACTTTGAACTCCGACGAGTCCGGATGAAAGTCGGGGGATTTGGGTATAAGCCCTGGATCCAATATTATTTCGAAATGGATTGGCAACCCAGCAGAGCCTCGGGTGAGGATTCGAACGACTCTGCACCCCGGTTACTCGATTGGCGCATCATGCTCGAGAAATTTCAATGGCTGCAGCTCCAGATCGGTCAATGGAAAGTTAACTACAACCGCGAACGGGTCGACTCCTCCGGAAAACAGCAATTCGTCGAGCGCTCGATCGTCAATCGGGTGTTTACGATCGATCGTCAAGTGGGTGTCATGATCCAAGGCCATCTGGCGCCGGGAACCTTCGCCGATTCACGATACTATCTCGGCGTGTTTAATGGATCTGGCCGAGGCGAGCTGAACGATGATGACCAGATGATGTACATGGGACGCTTTCAATGGAACTTCCTGGGCAGGGATCTCAAATGGGAGCAGAGCGACACAGAATATCATGAAAGGCCTGCCGGAAGCGTGGCATTCGGTGCGTATACGACGACCGGAAAGTGTACTCGATGGTCATCGAGCGGTTGCGGAACCTTGTCCAGTCCCGATTCTCTGGGAAACGCGTTTACGAGCGACTCCAACGCCGCCAATGGTCAATTCCGTGTCGAAGGGATGGTCGAGGAATTTGCGTTTAAATGGCGAGGACTATCGATTCAACATGAATATCATTGGAAACAAGTCAAAGACTCTGGTGGAGGCATCAGCGGCGTTCCGAGTTCCAAGACAAATCTCATGGGAAGTTACTCGCAGATTGGGTACTTTCCTCATGGCTTGATCCCGGCCATACCGAAACCGTTGGAAGTTGCATTTCGATATGCCTTCGTCGATCCAAATGTTTTTGCCAAAAATGACAAACGCCAAGAGTTTACCTTCGCGACGAACTGGTTTTTTGCCGGGCATCGAAACAAACTGACCCTGGACGTCTCTTACCTCACACTGGCCGTCCCAACCG
The genomic region above belongs to Nitrospirales bacterium and contains:
- a CDS encoding OprO/OprP family phosphate-selective porin, yielding MITASMKVMALIFMLLYGSILTTPAFAGDTLADVLREKGTISKEDYIRIQAHEEKQAAEMSKKKKDDEVKVGWGKKGFSLTTADGLFSTSIQWRFQGRYSYPESGDPRTVSAFNDQDEQNFELRRVRMKVGGFGYKPWIQYYFEMDWQPSRASGEDSNDSAPRLLDWRIMLEKFQWLQLQIGQWKVNYNRERVDSSGKQQFVERSIVNRVFTIDRQVGVMIQGHLAPGTFADSRYYLGVFNGSGRGELNDDDQMMYMGRFQWNFLGRDLKWEQSDTEYHERPAGSVAFGAYTTTGKCTRWSSSGCGTLSSPDSLGNAFTSDSNAANGQFRVEGMVEEFAFKWRGLSIQHEYHWKQVKDSGGGISGVPSSKTNLMGSYSQIGYFPHGLIPAIPKPLEVAFRYAFVDPNVFAKNDKRQEFTFATNWFFAGHRNKLTLDVSYLTLAVPTGKDLIEERIRLQWDVSF